A window of Pirellulales bacterium genomic DNA:
AGTGCGGCAGCGGCGTGTTCTTGGCGATGATCACGCGGTTCACGCGCTCGCCGCTCTGCGCGTCGATGCCCACGATGCCCAAGCTGTGCGAGTTGATGTTCGTCACCGCGAATTGCGCGTGGCCGCCGCCGCACCCCTGCTGTTGGAGCATAACGTCCGCATACAGCGCCGCGCCGTGGGCCACCGCTTCGTCGACCGAAACCGAGTAATCGACGGCGCGGCCCGCCAGCTTCTCCAGCATGCGGCGAATCATCGGCATTCGCGTCGCCCCGCCCACGACCAGCACCCGATCGATGTCCGGCCAGGTCAACCCCGCCTGCATTACCACAATGTCGGCGGTAGTGCCGGTGCGCAGTACCAGCGGCGCAGTCGCCTCTTCGAACTCTTGCCGCGTGATCTCCACTTTCAACCGCCGGCCGGCGTGGTTGACGAACATGGTCGCCTTCAGCCGTTCCGAAAGGGTTCTTTTGGCTGATTCCGCGGCCAGCCACATGTCTTCGAGAGTCTCCGGGCATTGCCGCGGGTCTTCGCCCAGCTCTTTCTGCAACCGTTCCGCGGCGATCTCGACCAGTTTTTCGTCCCAATCTTTGCCGCCCAGCCGCACGTCGCCGTCGGTCGCCAGCGCCTTGAACGACTGGTCCCGCATCTCCACCACGGTCACGTCGAACGTTCCGCCGCCCAGGTCGTACACCAGCGCGCGCAGGGGCTTGTCTCCCTTGACCCTGCCCGATCGGTCGAGAAAGCCCTCCTGATAACCGTAAGCAATGGCCGCGGCGGTCGGCTCGTTGAGAATGTCGAGCACTTCCAGTCCGGCCAAACGGCCGGCGTCCATGGTGGCGCGACGCCGCGTTTCGTCGAAATACGCGGGCACCGTGATGACCGCCTTATCAACCGCGCCGAGTTTGCGTTGGGCGTCGGCCTTCAGCCGCCGCAAGATATAGCTGGAAATGACCTCGGGCGGCAGCGGCTCGCCGTTGATCTTTTTGTGGTAATGCTTGCTCCCCATATCACGCTTGACGCAGTCAGCGACCTTCTCGGGTTCGATCGCCGCGGCCAACACGGCCTGTTTTCCGACGACCGTGCCGCCGTCGTCAAAGAGCACCACGCTGGGCGTGAGCAAGTCGCCATCGGCGTTCGGAATGCTCGTTGGGCGGCCCTGTGGATCGAGGCAAGCAATTACCGAGTAGGTCGTGCCTAGATCGATTCCGACTGCGCGCGCAGGCTGAGCGGCGACAGGCGACCGCGGTAAGGGATACGGCTCGCGCTCCGCGCGCGGCAAATGTGCCGGCTCGCGCACAGCCTTCGAAAAGGCATCAGCGAAGGAAACGCAGCTTGGGAAGCGGTCGTTCGGATGCTTCGACAGGGCGCGTTTCACCGCAGTGGAGACTGCCGCTGGAATCGTGGGCACGAGTGCGTGCAGAACGTCGGGCTCCTGCGTCACCTGGGCTACGTAGATTCCATTTGCCGTCGAACCTTCAATTGGGTGACGGTCCGCTAGGCACTGAAAGACGGTGACGGCCAGAGCGTATTGGTCGGTCTTGCCGTCGATCGGCTTGCCCATAATGAGTTCGGGTGCCATGTACTCTGGCGTCCCCAGCACCATGCCCGCCCTCGTGAAGCCTTGCTTCGAATCCGCTTGGTCTGTCGCGAGAACCTTAGCGATACCAAAATCGCTCAAATATGCGTTTCCAGGCTCATCGAAGAGGATGTTCCCTGGCTTCACGTCTCGGTGGACGTAGCCCCGCGTGCCAACAAAGTCCAGCGCGCCGGCGATATGGGGAAGCCATTCGAGCACGCCGGCAAGCTTTCCTTGAATGGGCTTTTCGCGGTCCGTTCGAAGTCGGTCATCAAGGCTGCCGCCGGACAGGAACTGCATCACCGCGAAGGGAAGGCCGTCGTGTTCGTCCACGTCCGTTATCTTGACGATATGCGGGTGCGACAGGCGCACGAGCGATCGAATTTCGCGCGAAAAACGCTGAGCGAATTCGTCGTCCGCCATCAAAGTACGGCGCGGAACTTTGATGACCACGTCGGCCTGTAGCTTGCCGTCGTGCGCACGGAAGACGAACCCCATGCCGCCTTCGCCGAGCTTGGCGGTTACGCGGTAACGGCCACCGGACAAGTCGATGCCCGTCCAATCGAGGTTGACGTCTAGGCTCACGTTTGCTGCTCCTAACGCGTCTTGGTCCGAGCGGCGAGTGTTGGGGACGCTGCCAGGCTTGCACGAGATCGAGCATAGCCGGGCCGAAGCCGGTACGCAAGCATGGCGGCCAGATGAAGCCTGCTGATTGTAGGGCGGCGCGAACTCTCTTACGATAGTCAGAGGCCAAAGGCTGCGCCCTCAAAGAACGTCTCTCGGGGCCCAGGCCCAACCCGATTGACCGTTCAACAGCGAGAAAGAGCGATGGCGGCACGGAACCGATGGACGTTCGGGCGTGATCCGAACTGCGATATTGTCATCGAACACGCGGCGGTGTCATCCCGGCATTGCCAGTTGACCCGCCTCCCTGATGGGTTCGTGCTGGAAGATCTCGGGTCGAGCAAGGGCACCTTCGTCAACGGCCAAAGGATCTCGGCAGTGGTCAAGGTCGGGCCGCACGATCAAATCACCCTCGGACACGATTGTCGGTTGCCGTGGCCAGGACCAACGGCCGCCCCGGGGCGGGTCATCCCAATCGGCCGCGCAGACGACAACGACGTTGTTCTCGACTATCCGATGGTTTCCCTTCACCACGCGCAGTTGATCGTGAACGGCTCACAACTGACGCTGGAAGATCTGCGGTCGAGCCACGGAACCGCAATTGGAAGTCCCGAACGAAAAATCACCAGGGCGCCGCTGTCCCCTAACGACGTCGTCTATTTCGGCTCGCTACGTGTGCCGGCGCAGCGTCTCCTGGCGGGTCGGCTCGTCTTGGGCCAAAAACCCAGCCTTCAGGTGAAGGTTCCCGTGTCGGCGATCATCTTCGGTCGCGATCCATCGTGCGATCAGGTGCTGGATGACCCTCTCGTCTCGCGCCGGCACGCTCGCTTGATCCGCAGTGAGCAGGGCTATTTGATCGAAGATTTGGGCTCGACGAACGGCACCTTCCTCAACGGCCGGCGGTTGGCGGAAAAAGCGCCAGTGCAGCCGGGTGACCGAATTGGGCTGGGAGATTGCGTGTTTCAATTGACTGACGACGGCAGGCTCGAGAGGCGAGATTATCGCGGCAACGTCACACTCGAGGCGCGTGATATCGGCGTTTCCGTCCCCCGCCGACGTTTGCTCGAAGGGGTCTCATTAACCATCTTCCCTTCAGAATTCGTGGGTTTGATGGGACCCAGCGGAGCTGGAAAAACAACTCTCATGACCGCCCTGAACGGCTACACGCCGCCCAGCACCGGTCACGTCATGGTCAATGGCAGCGATCTGTATTCGAATTACGATCAATTCAGCGGCTCGATCGGCTACGTGCCTCAAGACGACATCATCCACCGAGAGCTGACTGTCTACCAGGCACTCTACTTCACGGCGAAGCTTAGGCTGCCCGCCGATTATTCGCGGCAAGACATTCAATCCCGGATCGCAACGGTGCTCGACGAGCTCGGCATCACGGGGACCGAGCACGTGCCAATTGGTTCGCCGGAAACAAAAAAGGGCATAAGCGGGGGCCAGCGCAAGCGCGTCAATTTGGCGATGGAGCTTCTCACCGACCCCTCCCTGCTGTTCCTCGATGAACCGACTTCCGGACTGTCGTCGGGCGACACGCTGGTAGTGATGCGGATGCTGCGCAAGCTGGCTGACCGTGGGAAGACGATCTTGCTGACGATCCATCAGCCGAGCCTCGAGGTTTTCCGGTTGATGGACAACCTTGTCTTTGTGGCGCGCGACAAAGAACAGGACGGCCCTGGCACGGTCGTTTACTATGGCCCGGCGTACCCGGATGCCGTCGAGTTCTTCAATCCAAATGGTGTGCCGAACCTGCGGCCAGGCGCGGATGCGCCGCCTGAGGCGGTGGAAGAAGGCTATAAGAAGGGCTGCCAAGAGCACGGCCACGCGGATTGGGTCCGGCGCTATGGCGGCTCGGTCCACCACCGCGACTACGTGGCATCCCGCGCCGGCCGGCAGCCGAGCATCGGCCAGTTGGCCTCGTCGTACAAGAAGCGCCCGGGCTTCGATCTGCGGCAGTGGCTGACCTTAACCGCCCGCGCGGCGACGATCAAAGCCAAAGACCACCGCAACACGGCGGTTTTGCTGGTGCAGGCCCCGATCATTGCACTGCTCATCAACGCTGTATTTAGCGCCCAGGTCGCGGAAGCCCAGGCAAATCCGGTTCAAGCGTCAAACTCGCTGTCAGTAACGGTCTTTCTGCTTGTGCTTTCCGCTTTATGGTTCGGCTGCTCCAACTCGGTCCGCGACATCGTCGGCGAAGCCGCGATCTATCGGCGCGAACGGATGGTCGGTTTATCGATCGGTTCCTACGTGGCCTCGAAGTTTACTGTG
This region includes:
- a CDS encoding Hsp70 family protein, with amino-acid sequence MSLDVNLDWTGIDLSGGRYRVTAKLGEGGMGFVFRAHDGKLQADVVIKVPRRTLMADDEFAQRFSREIRSLVRLSHPHIVKITDVDEHDGLPFAVMQFLSGGSLDDRLRTDREKPIQGKLAGVLEWLPHIAGALDFVGTRGYVHRDVKPGNILFDEPGNAYLSDFGIAKVLATDQADSKQGFTRAGMVLGTPEYMAPELIMGKPIDGKTDQYALAVTVFQCLADRHPIEGSTANGIYVAQVTQEPDVLHALVPTIPAAVSTAVKRALSKHPNDRFPSCVSFADAFSKAVREPAHLPRAEREPYPLPRSPVAAQPARAVGIDLGTTYSVIACLDPQGRPTSIPNADGDLLTPSVVLFDDGGTVVGKQAVLAAAIEPEKVADCVKRDMGSKHYHKKINGEPLPPEVISSYILRRLKADAQRKLGAVDKAVITVPAYFDETRRRATMDAGRLAGLEVLDILNEPTAAAIAYGYQEGFLDRSGRVKGDKPLRALVYDLGGGTFDVTVVEMRDQSFKALATDGDVRLGGKDWDEKLVEIAAERLQKELGEDPRQCPETLEDMWLAAESAKRTLSERLKATMFVNHAGRRLKVEITRQEFEEATAPLVLRTGTTADIVVMQAGLTWPDIDRVLVVGGATRMPMIRRMLEKLAGRAVDYSVSVDEAVAHGAALYADVMLQQQGCGGGHAQFAVTNINSHSLGIVGIDAQSGERVNRVIIAKNTPLPHSAAQRFQTFKAGQTTVKVAVVEGESEIPDACMEVGTCVIRGLPPNLPAGWPVEVRYSYQENGRLQVSATLVGHEAKVKAEFVRDNSLSEDDLMLWGESLTAEAMRNGE
- a CDS encoding FHA domain-containing protein, yielding MAARNRWTFGRDPNCDIVIEHAAVSSRHCQLTRLPDGFVLEDLGSSKGTFVNGQRISAVVKVGPHDQITLGHDCRLPWPGPTAAPGRVIPIGRADDNDVVLDYPMVSLHHAQLIVNGSQLTLEDLRSSHGTAIGSPERKITRAPLSPNDVVYFGSLRVPAQRLLAGRLVLGQKPSLQVKVPVSAIIFGRDPSCDQVLDDPLVSRRHARLIRSEQGYLIEDLGSTNGTFLNGRRLAEKAPVQPGDRIGLGDCVFQLTDDGRLERRDYRGNVTLEARDIGVSVPRRRLLEGVSLTIFPSEFVGLMGPSGAGKTTLMTALNGYTPPSTGHVMVNGSDLYSNYDQFSGSIGYVPQDDIIHRELTVYQALYFTAKLRLPADYSRQDIQSRIATVLDELGITGTEHVPIGSPETKKGISGGQRKRVNLAMELLTDPSLLFLDEPTSGLSSGDTLVVMRMLRKLADRGKTILLTIHQPSLEVFRLMDNLVFVARDKEQDGPGTVVYYGPAYPDAVEFFNPNGVPNLRPGADAPPEAVEEGYKKGCQEHGHADWVRRYGGSVHHRDYVASRAGRQPSIGQLASSYKKRPGFDLRQWLTLTARAATIKAKDHRNTAVLLVQAPIIALLINAVFSAQVAEAQANPVQASNSLSVTVFLLVLSALWFGCSNSVRDIVGEAAIYRRERMVGLSIGSYVASKFTVLGGLCVLQCLVLQALVARGCDLKAGFPGMFAVLLVVALVGVAIGLAVSAFAKTSEFAIAMLPIVLLPMVILGGIMLPVHRIQAGVRPMAQLMPSRWGFEGLLLLENKRRSPFSAPAERKKDEKRSSAPVMERRDWAEYYFPANQHRSGVIAAFVALLAMLTVLITAICLILRSRDIRARRTR